The following are from one region of the Arachis duranensis cultivar V14167 chromosome 10, aradu.V14167.gnm2.J7QH, whole genome shotgun sequence genome:
- the LOC107470596 gene encoding lariat debranching enzyme has protein sequence MKIAVEGCMHGELDNVYKTLKHLEETQNIKIDLLLCCGDFQAVRNEQDLKSMNVPPKFRSMNSFWKYYSGLEVAPYPTIFIGGNHEASNYLWEMYYGGWAAPNIYFLGVAGVIKFGNVRIGGLSGIYNARHYKSGHFERPPYDQSTIRSVYHVREYDVHKLIQIEEPIDIFLSHDWPVRITDCGDWRELVRQKPFFKQEIEEGRLGSKAASQLLGKLKPQYWFSAHLHCKFAALVQHGEGGPLTKFLALDKCLPQRDFLQIVEIESEAGPYEIQYDEEWLAITRRFNSIFPLTPKGADFRGVNLEMDDCRQWVRSRLQQRGCKPFEFVKTAPCYDPSQSNFHGSFAGCHWNPQTESLLQFLDLPYLLDKNPESTDLSPYPSRSIGRGPVDYDSEDIPIDDLEDDDLSNVQDVETEL, from the exons atgaagataGCAGTGGAAGGGTGCATGCATGGCGAACTCGACAATGTCTACAAAACCCTCAAGCATCTCGAGGAAACCCAAAACATCAAAATCGATCTCCTCCTCTGCTGCGGAGATTTCCAG GCTGTTAGGAATGAGCAAGATTTGAAAAGCATGAACGTTCCCCCGAAATTCCGATCCATGAATTCCTTCTGGAAGTACTATTCTGGCTTGGAGGTTGCTCCTTATCCCACCATCTTCATCGGTGGCAACCATGAAGCCTCCAATTACTTGTGGGAAAT GTATTATGGAGGATGGGCTGCACCTAATATATATTTCTTGGGAGTTGCTGGGGTAATCAAGTTTGGGAATGTTCGAATTGGTGGGCTTTCCGGAATTTATAATGCTCGCCACTATAAATCAG GACACTTTGAGAGACCTCCCTATGATCAGAGCACCATCAGGTCTGTGTATCATGTTCGAGAATACGATGTTCACAAACTCATACAAATTGAGGAACCGATTGATATCTTTCTTTCTCATGATTGGCCCGTGAGGATCACTGATTGTGGGGATTGGAGGGAGCTTGTACGGCAAAAGCCCTTTTTTAAGCAGGAG ATTGAGGAAGGAAGACTTGGGAGTAAAGCTGCTTCTCAACTTCTAGGTAAACTGAAACCACAATATTGGTTTTCTGCTCATTTACATTGCAAGTTTGCTGCTCTTGTTCAGCACGGGGAAGGAGGTCCGCTGACAAAATTCCTTGCACTTGATAAATGTCTTCCTCAGCGCGACTTCTTGCAG ATAGTGGAAATCGAATCAGAGGCAGGCCCTTATGAGATTCAGTATGATGAAGAATGGTTAGCCATAACAAGGAGGTTCAACTCTATATTCCCGCTGACACCCAAGGGTGCAGATTTCAG AGGTGTGAATCTTGAGATGGATGATTGTCGCCAATGGGTTAGAAGCAGGTTACAACAGAGAGGGTGCAAaccttttgaatttgttaaaaCTGCTCCGTGTTATGATCCTTCTCAATCCAATTTTCATGGTTCTTTTGCTG GTTGTCATTGGAATCCTCAAACAGAATCTCTTTTACAGTTTCTTGACCTTCCATACCTCCTTGATAAGAATCCTGAATCAACTGACTTGTCACCTTATCCTTCTCGCTCCATTGGAAGAG GCCCTGTCGATTATGACAGTGAAGACATTCCTATTGATGATTTGGAAGATGATGATCTCTCAAATGTTCAAGACGTGGAAACTGAACTTTGA